A DNA window from Coffea arabica cultivar ET-39 chromosome 6c, Coffea Arabica ET-39 HiFi, whole genome shotgun sequence contains the following coding sequences:
- the LOC113691890 gene encoding uncharacterized protein: MGFSSASSTLLPMAVFSLSLLFSLFALAPQVIALKGIDVENPAVDVAPRLPVVSGLSKDAALCERVQVAGISRLKIGKYSSAYRVTVAPSVVIPERLHNKIQICFHKNSSLGLCQCEKDDWKSVTKGILVSVASPYEDRYIDVKFVGDLSGSVTVTVEEEFQGWRLIFLALGIMLLLLAPIVSSWVPFYYSSSMAIGICLVIIILLFQGMKLLPTGRKSIFYLTIYGSVLGAGSFLLRHFSMLVNSILINFGLSEEMYNPVSVFLLVGITLAGAGLGYWLVRKFVVAEDGSVNVGIAQFVKWAIRIVAVTFIFQSTLDILLAVAVLISCLAMCFGFTSMRWNDLEDLPFSLDGSLWAWRSGQANVKHKHAEFYSRPGKKNHHSTLWNSPKGSFPGSPAKGLQSPFQRVTRTQQGYYSPSARRGTRNWQDHYSTFHETPNRKKYTKQEWEDFTQESTRQGLAELASSPEFTDWIIKNADRIQLRSDHSSDETVGSGSDSTDEQAVESSNGIRLFKW, from the exons ATGGGCTTCTCTTCTGCTTCTTCCACTCTTCTTCCCATGGCGGTTTTCTCCCTGTCTCTCCTCTTCTCCCTCTTCGCACTCGCCCCCCAAGTTATCGCTCTCAAAG GCATTGATGTGGAAAATCCAGCTGTAGATGTTGCTCCTAGGTTGCCTGTGGTGAGTGGGTTATCTAAAGATGCAGCATTGTGCGAAAGGGTTCAAGTGGCTGGTATATCTAGATTGAAGATTGGGAAGTATTCGAGTGCATATCGAGTGACCGTGGCGCCTTCCGTGGTAATCCCGGAAAGATTGCACAATAAGATCCAAATTTGCTTTCACAA GAATTCGTCGCTGGGACTGTGTCAGTGTGAAAAGGATGACTGGAAAAGTGTAACAAAGGGAATATTGGTCTCAGTTGCATCACCTTATGAGGATCGATacattgatgtaaaatttgttGGCGATCTTTCTGGTTCTGTCACAGTTACAGTAGAAGAAG AATTTCAAGGATGGCGGTTGATTTTTCTGGCTTTGGGTATCATGTTATTGTTGTTGGCACCCATTGTAAGCAGTTGGGTTCCATTTTACTATAGCAGTTCAATGGCAATTGGAATATGCCTTGTCATTATAATCCTTCTGTTTCAG GGAATGAAGTTATTACCAACGGGCAGGAAAAGCATCTTTTACCTAACCATATATGGTTCAGTG CTTGGAGCGGGGTCATTTTTGTTGCGGCACTTCTCTATGTTGGTCAATTCAATCCTAATCAATTTTGGTCTCAGTGAAGAGATGTACAATCCT GTCTCTGTTTTCCTGCTAgttggaattacccttgctggaGCTGGTCTAGGATATTGGCTTGTTCGGAAGTTCGTCGTTGCGGAAGACGGCAGTGTTAATGTTGGCATTGCTCAATTTGTGAAATGGGCAATACGAATAGTTGCAGTCACTTTTATTTTCCAG AGCACTCTTGATATTCTTTTGGCTGTAGCAGTGCTAATTTCTTGTCTGGCGATGTGCTTTGGATTTACATCGATGAGGTGGAATGACCTTGA GGATCTGCCATTTTCTCTAGATGGGAGCCTTTGGGCATGGAGATCTGGACAAGCAAATGTTAAACATAAACATGCTGAATTTTACAGCAGGCCAGGGAAGAAGAATCATCATAGTACTCTTTGGAATAGCCCAAAAGGTTCATTTCCAGGCTCTCCTGCTAAAG GCTTGCAATCACCATTTCAACGGGTTACAAGAACCCAACAGGGTTATTATTCACCATCCGCCCGCAGAGGGACAAGAAATTGGCAGGATCACTATTCTACCTTTCACGAAACACCTAACAGAAAGAAATATACAAAGCAAGAGTGGGAGGATTTCACTCAAGAATCTACTCGTCAAGGTCTGGCCGAGTTGGCATCTTCTCCAGAATTCACTGATTGGATCATCAAAAATGCCGATAGGATACAACTTCGCTCGGATCATAGCTCAGATGAAACAGTAGGAAGTGGATCAGATTCCACAGATGAGCAGGCTGTGGAAAGCAGCAATGGTATTCGTTTGTTCAAGTGGTAA